The following proteins are encoded in a genomic region of Nocardioides sp. cx-173:
- a CDS encoding DNA translocase FtsK, which translates to MATRTSSPPGSRSKSTPSSRSSSGRGGSSARTRSARKSPSRTTQAKSRGRTTAAAKRTPAKGRPAPRAVRTGTGPVARLFLAVFRGLAAVWLAIAHGVGALARGVGHTARDLEPEQRRDGGGLFLFGLAVVVAGAVWFQLPGGVMEVVRTAVAGSVGKVGWFVPLLVVVAGLRLMRDPVATGPAGRQLVGWAAFTLGLLGLVHIANGNPQPAVGDSSNLQQAGGAVGFVVSSLLLDLLQSTYVVVPLLVLLAFFGTLVITATPLYRVPERLAALRDSALGRHLDDEDDDGLDATQPIRTRGGRKGLDVDPHTGDVPYDTPVVEEKPKRRRKADAIDVALAEDAGLEIMDTDSPVVPDVVAEKADLEPPPHTPIPQRVEQLSLSGDIAYSLPGNEVLKPGSVHKARSKASDDVVGRLTQVMDEFGIDAQVTGYTRGPTVTRYEVEVGPAVKIEKVTALSKNIAYAVASADVRILSPIPGKSAIGIEIPNLDKEIVSLGDVLRSNAARSDHHPMVAGLGKDVEGGFVVANLAKMPHLLVAGATGSGKSSFINSMITSILMRSTPDEVRMIMVDPKRVELNAYEGVPHLITPIITNPKKAAEALQWVVREMDLRYDDLANFGFRHIDDFNKAVRAGKVEVPPGSERVLSPYPYLLVIVDELADLMMVSPRDVEDSVVRITQLARAAGIHLVLATQRPSVDVVTGLIKANVPSRLAFATSSLADSRVILDQPGAEKLVGQGDGLFLPMGASKAVRVQGSWVTEAEIAQVVAHCKGQLEPTYREDVTAPAQSKREIDDDIGDDMDLVVQAIELVVTTQFGSTSMLQRKLRVGFAKAGRLMDIMESRGVVGPSEGSKARDVLVKPDELDAVIMTLQGEL; encoded by the coding sequence ATGGCGACCCGTACGTCTTCCCCGCCGGGTTCGCGGAGCAAGAGCACGCCTTCGTCCAGGTCGAGCAGCGGACGAGGAGGCTCGAGCGCCCGAACGCGGAGTGCCCGGAAGTCACCCAGCAGGACCACCCAGGCGAAGAGCCGCGGCCGGACGACGGCCGCCGCGAAGCGCACCCCGGCGAAGGGCCGCCCCGCGCCTCGCGCCGTACGCACCGGGACCGGGCCGGTCGCCCGACTCTTCCTCGCCGTCTTCCGTGGCCTCGCCGCGGTGTGGCTCGCCATCGCTCACGGCGTCGGCGCGCTCGCCCGGGGCGTGGGCCACACGGCCCGTGACCTCGAGCCCGAGCAGCGGCGCGACGGCGGCGGGCTCTTCCTGTTCGGGCTCGCCGTGGTCGTGGCGGGCGCGGTGTGGTTCCAGCTGCCCGGCGGCGTCATGGAGGTCGTCCGCACGGCGGTGGCCGGCTCGGTCGGCAAGGTCGGCTGGTTCGTGCCGCTGCTGGTCGTGGTCGCCGGTCTCCGCCTGATGCGCGACCCGGTCGCCACCGGCCCCGCGGGCCGTCAACTCGTCGGCTGGGCGGCGTTCACGCTGGGCCTCCTCGGTCTCGTCCACATCGCCAACGGCAACCCCCAGCCCGCCGTCGGCGACTCCAGCAACCTGCAGCAGGCCGGCGGGGCCGTCGGCTTCGTCGTCTCCTCGCTGCTGCTGGACCTGCTGCAGTCGACCTACGTCGTCGTACCGCTGCTCGTGCTGCTCGCGTTCTTCGGCACCCTGGTCATCACCGCCACGCCGCTCTACCGGGTGCCGGAGCGTCTCGCGGCGCTGCGCGACTCCGCGCTCGGCCGCCACCTGGACGACGAGGACGACGACGGCCTGGACGCCACCCAGCCGATCCGCACCCGCGGTGGCCGCAAGGGCCTCGACGTCGACCCGCACACCGGCGACGTCCCCTACGACACCCCGGTCGTCGAGGAGAAGCCCAAGCGCCGCCGCAAGGCCGACGCGATCGACGTCGCGCTGGCCGAGGATGCCGGTCTCGAGATCATGGACACCGACTCACCGGTCGTGCCCGACGTGGTGGCGGAGAAGGCCGACCTCGAGCCGCCTCCGCACACGCCGATCCCGCAGCGCGTCGAGCAGCTGTCGCTGTCGGGCGACATCGCCTACTCGCTGCCCGGCAACGAGGTCCTCAAGCCCGGGTCGGTCCACAAGGCCCGCTCCAAGGCGAGCGACGACGTCGTGGGCCGGCTGACGCAGGTGATGGACGAGTTCGGGATCGACGCCCAGGTCACGGGCTACACCCGCGGCCCCACGGTCACCCGCTACGAGGTCGAGGTCGGTCCGGCCGTCAAGATCGAGAAGGTCACCGCCCTCTCCAAGAACATCGCCTACGCCGTGGCCTCCGCCGACGTGCGGATCCTGAGCCCGATCCCCGGCAAGTCCGCGATCGGGATCGAGATCCCCAACCTCGACAAGGAGATCGTCTCGCTCGGGGATGTGCTGCGCTCCAACGCGGCGCGCTCCGACCACCACCCGATGGTGGCCGGCCTGGGCAAGGACGTGGAGGGCGGCTTCGTCGTCGCCAACCTCGCGAAGATGCCGCACCTGCTGGTGGCCGGTGCCACCGGCTCGGGAAAGTCATCGTTCATCAACTCGATGATCACCTCGATCCTGATGCGCTCCACGCCCGACGAGGTGCGGATGATCATGGTCGACCCCAAGCGGGTCGAGCTCAACGCCTACGAGGGCGTGCCGCACCTCATCACCCCGATCATCACGAACCCCAAGAAGGCCGCCGAGGCGCTGCAGTGGGTCGTGCGCGAGATGGACCTGCGCTACGACGACCTGGCCAACTTCGGGTTCCGCCACATCGACGACTTCAACAAGGCGGTCCGCGCCGGCAAGGTCGAGGTGCCGCCGGGCAGCGAGCGGGTGCTCTCGCCGTACCCCTACCTGCTGGTGATCGTCGACGAGCTCGCCGACCTGATGATGGTCTCCCCGCGCGACGTCGAGGACTCGGTCGTCCGCATCACCCAGCTCGCCCGTGCGGCCGGCATCCACCTGGTGCTGGCCACCCAGCGGCCGTCGGTGGACGTCGTCACCGGTCTGATCAAGGCCAACGTGCCGTCGCGGCTGGCGTTCGCCACGAGCTCGCTGGCCGACAGCCGGGTGATCCTGGACCAGCCCGGCGCCGAGAAGCTGGTCGGGCAGGGCGACGGGCTGTTCCTGCCGATGGGCGCCTCGAAGGCGGTGCGCGTGCAGGGCTCGTGGGTGACCGAGGCCGAGATCGCGCAGGTCGTCGCGCACTGCAAGGGCCAGCTCGAGCCGACCTACCGCGAGGACGTCACCGCGCCCGCGCAGAGCAAGCGCGAGATCGACGACGACATCGGCGACGACATGGACCTCGTCGTGCAGGCGATCGAGCTGGTGGTCACCACGCAGTTCGGGTCGACGTCGATGCTGCAGCGCAAGCTGCGCGTCGGCTTCGCCAAGGCCGGCCGGCTGATGGACATCATGGAGAGCAGGGGAGTGGTCGGGCCGAGCGAGGGCTCCAAGGCCCGCGACGTGCTGGTGAAGCCCGACGAGCTGGACGCCGTGATCATGACCTTGCAGGGGGAGCTGTGA